The genome window CAATTGCGTGTGTAGTAGCTAGTGATAAGTATATTTTGGGAAAACAGGTAACAGAATTTGAGGAAAAGCTTGCGGACTATCTTGGTGTTAGGAATGTTATTGCATGTGCAAATGGGACAGATGCTTTGATGATGCCTCTTATGGCAAAGAATATTGGTCCAGGTGATGCTGTTTTTTGTCCTAGCTTTACATTTTGTGCGACGGCTGAGGTTATTGCTTTAGTAGGAGCGGAACCAGTTTTTGTAGATGTTATGCCTGATACATTTAACATGGATGTTAGTAAATTAAGCTCAGCTATTGAAATGATTAAACGAGAAGGGCGTTTTAAACCGAAGGCTGTCATTGCCGTTGATTTATTTGGACTTTCTGCAGACTATACTCAAATTTCTAAAGTAGCTGAAAAGGAAAATCTCTTTGTTATTGAAGATGCAGCTCAAGCGATAGGTGGTAAAGTTGGGAATATCATGTGTGGGGGATTTGGTGATGTTGCTGCAACCAGTTTTTATCCAGCAAAACCACTAGGTTGTTATGGTGATGGAGGAGCTATGATGACCAATGATGATGATCTTGCTAAGATTTTGCGTTCAATTTTGTTTCATGGTAAAGGAGAAACACAATACGATAATGTACGCATTGGTTTGAATTCACGTTTAGATACAATTCAGGCTGCGATCTTGCTAGAAAAGCTTGCTATTTTTGAAGATGAGATGGAAAGACGTACGGTAATTGCTCAACGTTATTTTCATGGTCTAAGAGATGTTGTGACTGTTCCACACATAGAGGCAGGTACCCGTTGTGCTTATGCACAATATACAATTAAGGCAGATCAGCGTGATGAGCTGCAATCTTACCTACGAAAAAATAATATTCCTACAATGATTTATTATAAAACTCCCTTGCATTTGCAGAAGGCTTATAAGGATTTTTCTTGGGTACATGCTTCACTTTCTATATCCGAATCTTTAGGGAACACCGTTCTTAGCTTACCTATGCATCCTTATTTATTGCAGAGTGATCAGGATATGATAATTCAGAAAATAAGGGATTTTTACAATTCTTAAAGAAGTTCCTCTGCAGAGAAGCTTCTTTTACAAGCTTCTTTTAACACATGAACAATCTTAGGGTATTTGTGTGTGGTTATTATGAGCTTTTAAACAAATTATAATCACTGTACGGGAAAGAATATCTAACAAAGATGATTTTGTTTTGGATAATTATAATTCTTTTGTACAAGACAATTTATTCAAAATCTTTTTTGTGTAGGAGCCATTTTTTTCGTATATGAGATGCAAGATCATCTTTACTCTTAGAGCTTTGAATAAGTAGATGCAAAGGTGAGTTGCAATCTTTTTGTAGGATTATTTGAGCAGCCAATGTTGCTGCAAGATCTTTAGTTTCTTCACGTAATTCATTGTAGAGTTGATTATTAGAGGTTGTATCTATATTCGTTTGGATTTCTTGTAGGCGTTGCTGATAGTGTGCTATTTTTTCGTGCATAGACTTCGTTTCCGTTACAAAGATATTATCTTCAAAAAGGCACACTTATACAATAGACTCTATTTTGGGAAAACAAATAAGACATTATATAACGTATCTTCGGTTATCTATATTACAAAGAATCTCTTTCTTATTTATTTGTAGTATACTGGATGCAAGAATCCACTGTACAGAGAAAAAATATTTCATTTAGTAGGAAGGCATGCAAGAACAAGCAGCCAAGGGGCCACAATTAAGAATGAAAAAGATTGATTAAACATTGATGTATCGTTTTTAGTAAGAATTTTTAGAATGGATTCCATGTTGGCATGGGTGTTAATTTTAAATAGCCCATATTTATGCCAATACGAGCTCCAATACCCGTACGTATTGGGATTAGGAGGATGTCGTTGTATTTTAAAACGTGGAAACCAACACCTGCAATTAAATAAGCTGAACCTGAGAGACCACCGTAGCGTCCCCACAAGTTTTTTATATCATCGAGATTATAGACCAAAATCATTAAGCGCGAACCTTGACCACCGAAGTCCCATCCTACAGATGGTCCTTGCCAAAATACTTTGCGCTTATCATAATTTTTAGAAAAAACGTATCCCTCACCATAAGTTAGTCCAGCGAAAAAAGCGCCAGAAGCTTCTTCTCCTAAAATATAAGCACTTGGAAGGCCATATTGTGAGAATATTTTTTCAACGACAGTTGCTATATTTCCAGTCATTTTGCCAAAAAAAACATGACCGGAAGTGATAATTTCATTCATCGAGTAATTTCGATCATCTTCTACTCCTTTATGTTGAGTATGTTGAGCGTTCGCAATACATAAAGTCGTTGACGAGTTTATAGTAACACAGAATATTAAAAGTACAATTTTGTACCAACGTGATAAAAAAGAGAGAGACATAGGATTTTTCTTTTGTTAATTGTGGGTGAAGTAGTGATTTTATCCAATTTTTGTAACCAAGTTATCAAAATCTTTAAATATTTTTAAAGTGGATTTCTAGCATAATTGTTAAATTTTTGTATATATATTTAGTATTAAGAGCTCTGTTTTAAAATGAATTTTGTTTTCAGAGTTGAGGAGTTTTGAGTTTATGATGTTAGCTGCTTCTTTGAAGTCTGTGGATTTTGCCAATCTGCTTTGTAGCCGTATTTGTCATGATTTAGTTTCGCCTATTAGTGCTATTCAGAACGCGATGGAGCTTTATGACGAGGGGGGAGTTAACGATGATGCTTTAGAATTAATACGATTTTCTGTAGCAAAGGCTTCTGCTCATTTACAATTTGCACGATTAGCTTTTGGTGCTGCAGGTTCTGTAGATTGCCAAATAGATACGAATTCTGTCCGGCATGTCGTTGAGCAATATATGGCTGAAGAGAAAGCTGTTTTGCGGTGGCAGGTTCCCTCTTTACTTCTACCAAAAGATGAAGTTAAACTTTTACTTAATTTATTATTGGTTGCAAATATGGTTATTCCCCGCGCTGGTGAGATAATTGTAACGGTAATACAAGATGCAGCCATACGCTCTCTTTTCTTTGAGATTCATGGGAAGATACTACGGGTTCCTTCCTATTTTGTTGATTTATATAGTGGCAGAGTTCCGAGAGAACCCGTTGATGCTCGTACGGTCCAATTTTACTACACAGTCCATCTGGCTGAGATATCAGCAATGAAGATAAGCACTTATGAATCAGGGGACCACATTATTTTGGAAAGTAGAAAAGAGTTGTAAAAATGAAACTCCTTTTGAACCACATAAACAAAACCCCGAACGAATGAAAGAAGACTCTTAAGCCTCTACTTTCGTTTACAAGTGATCTTCATTTTAAGCTGTTTTGCGTATATTTTCTGATACCGGATCACGCAACACGTAGCCACGTCCCCAAACTGTATCAATATAATTTACACCAGAAGAGATGGCATCTAGTTTTTTTCGCAATTTACAAATAAAAACATCAATAATCTTAAGTTCTGGTTCATCCATTCCACCATAGAGATGATTAAGGAACATCTCTTTTGTGAGAGTTGTCCCTTTACGAAGGGAAAGAAGTTCTAGCATTTGATACTCTTTACCAGTTAAATGAACAGGACGGCCTGCAATTTCAACTGTTTTAGCATCAAGATTTACAGTAAGATCGCCTGTAACAATCACTGATTGCGCGTGACCTTTAGAACGACGTACAACAGCATGAATACGCGCGATTAATTCATCTTTATGAAATGGCTTCGTCATGTAATCGTCAGCGCCAAACCCAAAACCACGTACCTTATCCTCAACACCTCCCATACCAGAAAGAATAAGAACAGGAGTTTTTATTTTAGCCAATCGTAGGTTTTTTAAGACATCATAACCTGACATATCAGGAAGATTTAGATCGAGAAGAATGATATCGTAATCATAAATCTTCCCTAAATCGACGCCCTCCTCACCTAAATCTGTAACGTAAACATTAAAGTTCCCTGATCTTAACATCAGCTCGATACTTTGGCTCGTCGTTTTATCATCTTCAATTAACAATACGCGCATCTCAATCCCTCATTTTGCCGTTCCCGAATCAAATTGCCGTTCCCGAATCAAATTGGGGAACTTAATTTACTAAACAAATGGTAAAACCATTTCACAAAGTAAAAATAAAATCAAACGGTTATCATTGAAGTGCCTGCAGATAGCCTATAACCACACACAATGAACCGTGACTGTCTCCCCCTACTATCACGGATAGTGGTTAACAAAAGGTTTTTATTTTGGGAAGAGGTTAACTAAATTATTTTGATGAGGAGCGATATTTTTCTGATTTTATGAGAAAATAAGTTGTGTATTTCGTTAATTTTTTGCTTTTATAACTTGGTACAGTAAAAACATGATAGAATTTTTTAAATTTGTTTACGGATATTTAAGTTCCTCTATCTTACAGATGTGAATAAATGGTTGGCACTTTGATTTTGCCATACTTTGTTTATATGAGCCTCAAAAAAGGCGTAAAATGGTTCTACTCCGCTTATGTAAGGTGAAGTAGGTGACTGCTGTGTTATGGGTATATATCCAGGATGTGTGCGGTGGTTGTGAATGTGAGTTTCTGTTGCGCGGTTAAGGAGTGATTAGTATGAAACCACGTGAAAGTGTAGTGCGGTTAAAAATGTTTCAGGTGCGTGAAAGACGTCGTGAGATTGCCCAGCTTGATATGGTGATTACAGAATTCGAGCGTATGATGTCAGAATTGGAAGCACAGATCGTTGATGAAGAGCGCCAGTCTGGAAATAGTGATGTTTGTCATTTTGCTTATTCAACTTTTGCTCACTCGGCTCGGAAAAGGTATGATAATCTTAAGAAATCGATCCGTGATTTGCAGCTTCAGAAGGAAAACGCTGAGGCTGTTTTGAAAGATATTGAAATGGAATTACAGCATGTGCAGGTTTCTGATCCACAGGAGGGGCAAGCTGCACTAGGTGGGGGCCGTGTTTCTGTTTAATTATGGTTTGGTAGTTCAGTTGCAAAATTTTAGATAGAGGAAGATCTCCTGCTTTGGGGATGGGCTGTGCTCAGTCTTAGTTGTGATGGCTTCAGATGTTTGAGTAAGCTGTTTGTGATAGTCAATTTCTATATTTTTGAATTCTAGTTGTACGTAACCCGGCGATACCATGTTCATCGATAGAGCTTTGCCACGAAAGGAATTCTTCAACGGTTAAACTGTAGCGCTGGCATGCCTCGTCAAGACTTAACAATCCACCCTTGACAGCCGCAACAACTTCAGCTTTGCGGCGTATAACCCAGCGTCTTGTTTTAGGTGAGGGCAAGTCGGTGATCGTGAGCGGACTTCCATCTGGTCCTACAACGTATTTTATTCGTGTTTTTACTAAGTCGTTCATTGTGCTTTCTACTTTGATATTTAGATTTCAAGTGCACCTATAAAGTATGAAATTTAAAAAAGAACTAAATTTATTGAAAAAAAAGGTTAATAATTTTTTTCAAATATGAGGGGAGGTGTTACAATATCTTTCGATGTGCTAGGTGATCTTTTAGACGATAACGTGTGAGAAGTATTCTTACTCTTCCAAAGTTGAATATCTTGAAGTGTAAGGAGAATGGAATAGTATAAAGTTACCGCAGGCGTAGCCATATGTGTAGGGGTAGTGACTGTGTTGTGCGGTTGAATTGATTAGTGATTTATGTCTGAATAGAGTGAGTATATGTCTTTGAATAGCCTTGATTTACCTGGATCACCCAAGGATTTTCGTGTTGTTGTTGCAATGTCTGGAGGAGTTGATTCATCGGTTGTTGCGGGTATTTTGAAGAAAGAGGGTTATGATGTAGTTGGTATTACGTTGCAACTCTATGATCATGGCGCTTCGGTGCATCATGTAGGGGCATGTTGTGCTGGACGGGACATTGAAGATGCACGTCGTGTAGCGGAGACCTTAGGAATCCCTCATTATGTTCTTGATTATGAAACTCGATTTCGTGAAGCTGTAATTAACCCTTTTGCAGAAAGTTATGTACGTGGAGAAACTCCTGTTCCTTGTATAGCGTGTAATCAGACCGTTAAATTCGCGGATTTGTTAGCAACTTCTCGTGAGTTAGGGGCAGATGCTTTGGCGACAGGTCACTATATTCGTAGTCGTGTTCATGGTATGCAGCGTGCGTTGTTTCGTTCTCTTGATGCACAACGCGATCAAAGCTATTTTCTTTTTGCTACGACACAGGAGCAGATTAATTATTTGCGTTTTCCGCTAGGTGATCTTCCTAAAGTGCGTGTGCGTGAAATAGCTGCAGAGATGGGCTTTTCTATTGCTGATAAACATGACAGTCAGGATATCTGTTTTGTTCCACAAGGAAAATATTCTGATATTATTACGAAGTTGCGTCCAGAAGCAGTTAAATCTGGTGATATTGTCCATGTTAATGGTAAAATTTTGGGAAGACATTCAGGAATTGTTAATTATACTGTTGGTCAACGTCGTGGAATTGGTGTTGCAACCGGTGAAGCGCTTTACGTTGTTTATCTTGATGTAGAAAATGCGCGTGTTATTGTTGGTCCCCGCGAAATGTTGCAAACGCGTAAGATTTTTTTGCGTGATGTCAATTGGCTAGGTGATGAGCCTCTCAATACTTTTTCTCCTGATGGAATTAATCTTGTTGCAAAAATTCGTTCGACACGTCCTCCATGCTCTGCTCGCTTGTACTACAAAGACGGAATTTTTTCTGTCGACTTACTGGAAGGTGAAAGCGGGGTTTCTCCTGGTCAGGCGTGTGTTTTTTATGACAATGACAGCAATGAAGCACGTGTTCTTGGAGGTGGGTTCATTACACATTCAGAGTATGCTTCCGATTCTGAAGAAATGTTAAAGCGAATCTTACATGTTTCATAGACGAGGAAAAAACTCCTTCATTGAGAGAATACTCTTCACACGAGTAGTGCGCCTATTGGGAATGTTTTTTTGTTTAATTAAGTTTGTCAAAATCAGCAAAATGTGCCAAGGCCAGGCTTGATGTTGTGGTGACGTCGAGGGTATCGAAATCGTAAGCTGTAGGGATACGCAAAGATTCCGATTTTTGTAAAATATGAGCTGAAAGATTATTGTCTTTTGCGCTAAAAATAAGAGCCATATGTTTCATTATCTTGGCTTCTTTGAGATAATATGGAGCAGAGGGAGAAAGCGTATAAAGATGAAAATTTGCATCGCTTAAAGTGTCAATGATGCTGTCAATACCATCACCTTGTGTGTAGGGTAATTTAAGAGTTTCGCCGGCAGAGCTCCTAATAGCTTTCCTATCAAGTGGATCAGATGAATCTTTATCAACAACAACGCCGTAACTCGCGAAAGCTGCGGCATTACGGAAAATTTCTCCGACAGCCTTATGACAAGAAATACCACACAAAACAGGAATCAAAACCTTTTCTGGGAGATCTTGTAAAAATTCTTGTAATGATGGCAGTGTTTTACGTTCACCAATACCGAGCATGCCATGATGGACATGAAATCCAGTAATATCATCCATAATTCTTTGTGGGACACAGTAAATAGGACATGTCGGTTTTGTCTCTTTTAAAATGGGCATAATCTCGAGGAGACGCGCTGCAACAATCAGCAATGACACAGTAGCAAAACTCTTCGAATGTAGCAAAGAGGATAGCACGACTTTACCTTCAGCAATAAACTGATGCTCTCGTCTAATGAGGTCATTCTCACGAATATTACGATAAGGCTCCAGACAAGGATTATCAGTATCGTGAACTGTGGTGATGTTAAAAGTCATGCTGAGATTCTAGCATTATTTTTTATAAATCACCAGATATTGAGTACTATATTTGTCATGTGAATAATAAAAATTATTTTTAAAATCTAAAGTAGAAAAAATATTGACAAAATACAACCTTTAGTTTACACAAGTTGCATCTAAACATGGTGCAATATAATGTTTCCGCGTTGGATACACGGTCTTAGGTCCCCGCTATTCCTAAGTCCGTATTTCCCTTTTCGTTAAGGGAGGAGAATCTGGGCCCCCAATTCCCAGATTCTTTTTTGCGCGTGCCGATGTGGTGCCTTTTTTTCGTGAGTACAATCTATAAATTTTCCAAGCAATAAGTTGAAAGTAGCGTATTGCAAAATGTAGTTTTTTTCATTTTTAAGCTGTATATGTAGAAGGCATCATTTTTTCGAGGTATTGAGGTATTATTGATGCAAAGCTTCTTCATGTTATTGGTATAGAGTTATAAAAAAGATAGAAAATGGTACAGAAGGCAGCTGATAATTAAGTCAGTGTATTTGGGCAATATAAAAAAATTTTGTATTTTTTATGAATGTGAGATTATAATTTTCTCAGTTATGTTATGGTGTTAATAGCAGGGTGGCTAACCTACTTTTTTGAAGTTATTAGGACATTGAGAGGAGTAGAAAGTACGTCTTTCCTTTGTCGTCGCTTGGGGCATGGTGATTGAATGTGTTTGCGGTTTATTTTCGAAGAATGATGTATAGCTATGCGTACAAAAATAAAGATACAAAAATTGACTCTGTGGTCCATTTTAGTGGCTTGCGTTGTTTGTGGATTAAAATATATAGCTTATCATATTACAGGTTCAGTCGCCCTTTATTCTGATGCGTTAGAATCAATTGTAAATGTAATTGCAGCATTTGTAGCGTGGTGGGCTGTAAAAATAAGTATGAAGCCAGCGGACCAAGAGCATCCTTTTGGACACCACAAGGCGGAATATTTTTCTGCTGTTTTTGAAGGTGTATTAGTTATCCTTGCGGCAATCATCATCCTAAGGGAAGCATGGCTCTCTTTCAAGACCGTTGAATTATTGCAAGAACCTGGAATATGGATGGTGATTAATATTGCTGCCAGTATTTTAAATTATTGTTGGAGTTTAGTTCTTATTCAACAGGGGAAAATTCATCATTCACCTGCGCTTCAGGCTGATGGAGCGCATTTGATGACAGATGTGGTGACTTCATTTGCTATTTTAGCAGGATTAGTTACAGCTTTTGTGAGTGGATGGACTATCCTAGATCCGATTTTGGCAATAATCGTTGCTGTTCATATTCTTTGGCAAGGATGGAAAGTAATTAACAATTCTATTCAAGGGTTAATGGATGCTGGAGTTAGTTTGAATGAGATAATGAGAATTTATGATCTTATTTTAGCCAATGCATGTACTGCGCTTGAAGTACATGATTTGCGTACACGTATTGCTGGGAGAGCTATATTTATAGAATTCCATTTAGTTGTGCCGGCCGTGATGCAAGTAGAGCAAGCACATCATGTTTGCAACAAAATTGAAAAAGCGCTTGAGGCAGAATTTGAGAATGCACATATTGTTGTTCATATAGAGCCTGAAAGTGAAGCTAAATTTTCCTCAGGTTCAACAGTTGTCCCATTCATATAACAGTTTAAAGAGGATAAAAACTACTCAAAGAATGCTCATTAAGGGTAGTAGTTATTATGGAGGTTAATTCATTATTCTATGAAGGAAGATGAATAGGATTTCCAGCATGTTTTTAAGTAATGTAGCAATTAAATATTAGTGATAGTAGGCTGTTATATCGTTTATGTGTGAAGATTGAGCACAACAAACCAACATGTAAGTGGGTTAGAAAAGGAGCATACATTCCTTGGGATTTATGACTTCACCGGAAAATGCTCTACGAGCTTTCATTATCATAAGATTTTTTACTGCTTTAGAGGTGTGTTATAGAGTCCCTTCATTATTTTCGTTTTATAGCTCCGCTATTTCTGTACATGCTATTGTGTTGTTGCTGTCAATGATACTGTGGCGTTGCAGTTGGCAATGCCATTGTTCCTGATAGCGTTCAATAGCAAACAAGTTGAAGTTAGCAGGTGGTTTTTCTCCTCCAAATGCCTGTGATGCAGAGGCAACACCGACAATGGGGATTTTTCTCATTTTTCCTTCCACTATTTTCAGTGTGGGAAGATGGGTGTGACCATGGAGAACAAGTTCACAGCCGCAGCTTTTGACGACATTCAAAAAACGCTCTATACCCCATAATTTTTTATGCCAAGAAGTCGCACAGTGATAGGGAGGGTGATGAATGATTACAACGCGAAAGAGATTACGTTTTGCAGCATAGTCTAAAAGGTAAGATAAGTTTCGTGCCTGCACTCTTCCAAAATAACCTGAGGCTTGGAAAGGTGGAGTAGCAATGGCTGAGGAAGCTCCTATGATAGCCACATTATCACGAACACGTATATAAGGAAAAATATTTTTCTGTGATATATCACTTTTAATCCAAGGTTGAAAAATGTTGCAAGCTTTCTTCAAAGCTCCACGAACATAAGCATCATGATTTCCGAAGGTCAAAGAAATGTCTTCAGGGGTTCCGTGCGTTAGTAACCAATTTCGTGCTCGTTCAAACTCTTCATTCAAAGAAAGGTTAACAAGGTCACCAGAAATTATTAGATGATTAGGATTTTTTTCGCTTATAGTATGCATTAAGGTTTCTAATGTACCTGTTACCATTTGATTTTTGCGTTTTTTGTTCCAGTTGAGATAGCCAGTAAGGCGTTTCCCAACAAGTTCACCAAAAGAGGGTTGCGGTAAAGGTGAGAGATGTACATCTGATATATGAGTAAGATAAAACATGGACTTAGCATAATGCTGAAAAGAATTTAGGCAATAAAAAAGTCAATATATCATTAAAGATAATTTTGTCATAAAACGGTAGAGGAGCTTTTAGACGTTTACGTTACTGAAAAAGAATGCTAGGGGCAAGGAGCCATAAAATGTGTAAAGAGATAAATAGCACTGGATTGAAATTTTTAAATCAGAATAATTCACTTTTTCATTTACATGTCAATTTTTTCTGAGTCATGTATCCATGATGAGTGAGACTTTGAATTCCCAACTTTTTATTTCTCCTGTTGAAAAAAGCAGTGATAAGGTAACTTATTGGTCCGAAGCGAATGAACATATTGTTCAAATTGAGCAAATAAACCGAGCTGTTTTTGGTCCTGGTCGTTTTGTTCGCGCAAGCTATTTATTACGGGAGAGTGGAGAGCATGACCGTCGTTTCTCTTTTGTTGCCTGTCTTGAAAATTATGTCATTGGTTCAGTGAGAATGACTTCTGTACAAATTGGGATTCAAAGTGCGTATTTATTAGGACCTCTTGTTGTTCGTCCCGGTTACGAAAATTCTGGTATTGGTAGTAGGTTAATGCAGACTGTTTTGCAAGCAGTGAAGGATTACAATATTGGTTTGATAATTTTAGTTGGAAATAAGGAATATTATGGTCGTTTTGGATTCAAGAATGTTAAGTATAAACAAATACACATGCCTGCACCAGTAGAGCCACAGAGACTATTGGCATTAGAGTTGCAAGAAGGTATATTAAAAGCGGTGCGAGGTAGGGTTCGTTATCGTTTATGTGATTAATGTACACTAACATTTACAGCACATGACAGTTGTTTAAAAAGATTTGCAAAATCTTCAGATTTTTTAGAGGTTTTCACGGTACCATGCACTGCCAAGCGAGAAGATACAAGCGAGAAGGGCTAGGATTCCAGAAAAGACTGGAAATTTAGCAATATCAATTAAGCGAGTCTCCGTAGACTCTTTTAAGATAATTGACTGAGAAGGAAAAGAGGAAGCTGCAGTTTGCTTCTGAATTACCTTGATAGGGGGGAGGTAAATACCATCTTTTTTTGAGTTGTGTAAGCGTGTTGTATGACCGCCGGTATATTGGCTGATAGGAGCTAATTTATTTTCTGTTGAAACCAAGTCAAGGGATTCGATATTGTCAAGCGCTCCTATGTAAGAAAAGACTGTTTGATCACCATTATGAATCGTAAAAATTCCCTTTTCATCAGTTTTTAAAATTCCTGTAAACACACCTTCTTGCTCTTTCACTAAGGTAATATTTTCTTTCTTACCAGAGGGAAAGATGACGTTAACAAGTTCTGGTTGGTCTCTGAGTGTCTGTCGGCGAATTGTTAAATGATGGTGATCACTTATAGCGCTTAATTTTTCTTCTTCCAGTTCAGGCTCTTTCATGAGCCAGTGGGTGATGCGGCGATAAAGAGCTGCATAAGGTCCTCCGCCATCAAAATTTCTAGCCCATAGCCAACTTTCGTCAGAGAGTAACATACCTACACGGCCTTCGTTGATACGGGAAAGAAGCAGAAGTGGTTGCTCATCAGCTCCTTTTAGAATAGCTAAGCCTTGGTATGTTTTTTTGATAGGGATTTGTCTGAACCATCTTCCCCATTGATGGGATGGGTGAGCAGGTGTTGCAAGGTTTCGTGTAACGGGGTGGCGTTCACCTTCTTTTGTTAATTTCGGGCGAAAAGGTTTTTCGATAATCGTTCCCTCAGACAGCGCTGGGAGAACGCTTATTAAAGGTGTTTTTTCCAGTGAATTGTCACGAACAAATTCGGGTCCTGTTACTATTAGTAATGCACCGCCTTTTTGAACATATTGGGTAATATGGTCATAATAAATAAGGGGCAGTGCACTGGAATGTTGGTAACCATCAAGAATAATAAGGTCAAAATTATTGATCTCTTCAACAAATAGTTTAGTCGTAGGAAAAACAATGAGTGATAACTGGTTTGCAGGCGTATTGTCAGCTTTTTCAGGAGGACGTAAGATAGTAAAATGAACGAGGTCAATGCTAGAATCGCTCTTCAAAAGGTCTCGCCATGTTCGTTCTCCGTTATAAGGTGCACCTGAAATAAGAAGGACTCTCAGGTTTTCTCTGATCCCTTCAATTACGGCAATGGTTTGATTGTTATTCAGGCTTAATTCGTCATCATATGCATCTGTTGAAACTTTAATGATATTTTTTTCTGTATGAGGAAGTGTAATCTCTGCCTGAAAAATGATACCAGGAGTTACAGAATAATGCCCAACTTCTTGGTTATTAACACTCACAGTAATGTTTGCCTGAGCTGGCATTGATTTTTTAGGTATTCCTTTATCTTCGACAAGAATAGAGAGAATTTGTGGCTTATTAATAAGGGAAAAGCGAGGGGGAGAAATCAACTTAATTTGGCGATCAAATTCGTTTTCTCTACCTGTTATGAGGGCGTTTATTGGTGCTTGATGGTTAAGCTGCGATAATTGAGGAATATCATGCACTTGTCCATCAGTGATCAAAATTGTTCCAGCATAGCGAGATGGTGAGATATCGAATACAGCTTGTGTTAGAGCGCTAAATAAGTTTGTAGATGGTGCATAATGGTTGTCAGTGGATTTTCCAGCTTCTATAAAGCGTGGCTCAAATTGTGGATAGTGAGCTAGTTCATTAATGAGTTTTGTAAGTGCGGTATCACTATCATCAGT of Bartonella ancashensis contains these proteins:
- a CDS encoding metallophosphoesterase family protein; this translates as MFYLTHISDVHLSPLPQPSFGELVGKRLTGYLNWNKKRKNQMVTGTLETLMHTISEKNPNHLIISGDLVNLSLNEEFERARNWLLTHGTPEDISLTFGNHDAYVRGALKKACNIFQPWIKSDISQKNIFPYIRVRDNVAIIGASSAIATPPFQASGYFGRVQARNLSYLLDYAAKRNLFRVVIIHHPPYHCATSWHKKLWGIERFLNVVKSCGCELVLHGHTHLPTLKIVEGKMRKIPIVGVASASQAFGGEKPPANFNLFAIERYQEQWHCQLQRHSIIDSNNTIACTEIAEL
- a CDS encoding GNAT family N-acetyltransferase gives rise to the protein MNSQLFISPVEKSSDKVTYWSEANEHIVQIEQINRAVFGPGRFVRASYLLRESGEHDRRFSFVACLENYVIGSVRMTSVQIGIQSAYLLGPLVVRPGYENSGIGSRLMQTVLQAVKDYNIGLIILVGNKEYYGRFGFKNVKYKQIHMPAPVEPQRLLALELQEGILKAVRGRVRYRLCD